In a genomic window of Arthrobacter woluwensis:
- a CDS encoding MOSC domain-containing protein: protein MHPGTVLAVCRVHELRPDPEGRVGVTAIDKRPVEGPVTVHRLGLHGDVQADRANHGGFDQAVYAYSQEDADHWAAELGRDVPAGYFGENLRLAGIATTQAVIGERWRIGTDVELEVTSPRVPCATFQRRVEEAAWVRRFTQEGRVGCYLRVIKTGDIREGDHVHRVYVPDHGITVGQWFSEPTLEMVDALRDAEADGHIVLQDEYHVKFEKLEKRLGR, encoded by the coding sequence ATGCATCCCGGAACCGTGCTGGCCGTGTGCCGCGTCCACGAACTCCGTCCCGACCCCGAGGGCCGGGTGGGGGTCACCGCCATCGACAAGCGACCCGTTGAGGGTCCCGTCACGGTCCACCGGCTGGGCCTCCACGGCGACGTCCAGGCGGACCGCGCCAACCACGGCGGGTTCGATCAGGCGGTCTACGCGTACTCCCAGGAGGACGCGGACCACTGGGCCGCTGAGCTCGGCCGGGACGTCCCTGCCGGTTACTTCGGCGAGAACCTGCGCCTCGCGGGCATCGCCACCACGCAGGCCGTGATCGGGGAACGCTGGAGGATCGGGACCGACGTCGAACTCGAAGTGACCTCGCCGCGCGTCCCATGCGCCACTTTCCAGCGCCGCGTGGAGGAGGCGGCCTGGGTCCGCCGTTTCACGCAGGAGGGCCGGGTGGGCTGCTATCTGCGGGTCATCAAGACCGGCGACATCCGCGAGGGCGACCATGTCCACCGGGTGTATGTCCCGGACCACGGCATCACCGTGGGGCAGTGGTTCAGCGAGCCGACCCTCGAGATGGTCGATGCCTTGCGGGACGCCGAGGCGGACGGCCACATCGTGCTGCAGGACGAGTATCACGTGAAGTTCGAGAAGCTGGAGAAGCGCCTCGGCCGCTGA
- a CDS encoding glutathionylspermidine synthase family protein, giving the protein MERKPATPRPDWREKIESVGLVFSTSTKPDGTQVEYWHENAYYEFQMDEVERLELVAEEMHRMCLEAARFLGTGAMGDLGIGPEARELAVASLDAGDLDIYGRFDFAYDGKGGDAKLFEYNADTPTGLIEASLAQWYWLQDVMPEKDQWNGIHEALIEQWRRYQARTGMSRLHLAHAEEEDSGEDWMTTGYMRDVAEQAGWATVGINMSDIGWNHGYQRFVDMDDFPISTIFKLYPWELMAKEPFGQYLLRREVNPQWVEPAWKMLLSNKALLAALWHLYPGHPNLLPAYLDSPRDLTAWVAKPLHGREGDNIRIHAPGIDLEQPGDYGREGWCYQQYQELPDFDGSHPVLGLWVVGGESVGCGIRESDGPVTDFFCRFVPNIIDAPAPTAAELEAEAAQAFTGGAA; this is encoded by the coding sequence ATGGAACGCAAACCCGCCACCCCGCGCCCGGACTGGCGCGAGAAGATCGAATCCGTGGGACTGGTGTTCTCCACGAGCACCAAGCCGGACGGCACCCAGGTGGAGTACTGGCACGAGAACGCCTACTACGAATTCCAGATGGACGAGGTGGAACGCCTGGAACTCGTGGCCGAGGAGATGCACCGCATGTGCCTGGAGGCCGCACGCTTCCTGGGCACCGGGGCCATGGGTGACCTGGGCATCGGGCCCGAGGCGCGTGAGCTCGCCGTCGCGTCCCTCGATGCCGGCGACCTGGACATCTACGGCCGCTTCGACTTCGCCTATGACGGCAAGGGCGGGGACGCCAAGCTGTTCGAATACAACGCGGACACCCCGACTGGTCTCATCGAGGCGTCTCTGGCCCAGTGGTACTGGCTGCAGGACGTCATGCCGGAGAAGGACCAGTGGAACGGGATCCACGAGGCGCTGATCGAGCAGTGGCGGCGCTACCAGGCCCGGACCGGCATGTCCCGTCTGCACTTGGCGCACGCGGAGGAAGAGGACTCCGGCGAGGACTGGATGACCACGGGCTACATGCGGGACGTGGCCGAACAGGCCGGCTGGGCGACCGTCGGCATCAACATGTCCGACATCGGCTGGAACCACGGGTACCAGCGGTTCGTCGACATGGACGACTTCCCCATCAGCACCATCTTCAAGCTGTACCCCTGGGAGCTCATGGCCAAAGAGCCCTTCGGCCAGTACCTCCTGCGGCGTGAGGTCAACCCGCAGTGGGTGGAGCCGGCCTGGAAGATGCTGCTCTCCAACAAGGCGCTGCTCGCCGCCCTCTGGCACCTCTACCCCGGGCACCCGAACCTCCTGCCCGCGTATCTGGATTCGCCCCGCGACCTGACCGCCTGGGTGGCCAAGCCCCTGCACGGCCGCGAAGGCGACAACATCCGCATCCACGCCCCGGGCATCGACCTGGAACAGCCCGGCGACTACGGCCGCGAGGGCTGGTGCTACCAGCAGTACCAGGAGCTCCCGGACTTCGACGGCAGTCATCCGGTGCTGGGCCTCTGGGTGGTGGGCGGCGAGTCCGTGGGCTGCGGCATCCGGGAGTCGGACGGCCCTGTCACGGACTTCTTCTGCCGTTTCGTCCCGAACATCATCGACGCCCCGGCGCCCACCGCCGCGGAGCTGGAAGCCGAAGCCGCTCAGGCGTTCACAGGAGGTGCGGCATGA
- a CDS encoding DUF2264 domain-containing protein, with protein sequence MNGQVNDDAAQRRAYWFGFADRQLLAVRPYFSPGHALLRLPGRPAFSGVRSDELEGFARTFLLAALRVAGSGGDDPHGHLDWYLPGLVAGAARVAGEGADAARTAAADESWNPVVSRTQALVEAASVAIGLQLTRPWLWDRLDPQEQDTVACWLQGAGTADPWDNNWVLFNAHVAEFLAGVGRDHNPDHITAALDRIEDWSVGDGWYRDGDNGGTGDFFDYYCGWALHLYPLLWCRFAADRSVGGAHPWAADRLPRYRERLSEFLRTYPAFFGGGGEPIHHGRSLTYRFAAAAPFALGALFLEPGDPSGDAESLARAGSLAMETLRYFDTPEAFPDGIACLGWQGPYEPMIQNYSGPGSPYWSSKAFLALLLPEDSPFWNTPAETDPMSPDPVLLPGPGFLLHRGPDGIAQLANHGSDKHYGPGSDNALYSRFAYSSHTGPLHLPGQGLGSGTDPVPSEAVDNHLAVLDAAGRASWRTRIHRLETGSSADSGAGPDAAAASFHRPVWTVTEDEAEQPLTVATGTTARGGYQLRVHRVQLPAGPAGRYDGWSVREGGWAVTPGVHATLWPLTQRPLTQRPLTQRPLTQGSAAVVGEAQGTTAFGEARCPTVTTPLETVMTPDGATTLLASVHHLGLEAPGHRPGPFTLTESGGWVRASVRMLSLQDLEGEPFTLELEFRTPGT encoded by the coding sequence GTGAATGGACAGGTGAACGACGACGCCGCGCAGCGCCGCGCGTACTGGTTCGGCTTCGCGGACCGGCAGCTCCTCGCGGTGCGTCCGTATTTCTCGCCGGGACACGCCTTGCTGCGGCTTCCTGGACGCCCGGCGTTCTCCGGGGTCCGCTCGGACGAACTCGAAGGCTTCGCCCGCACGTTCCTGCTGGCGGCGTTGCGGGTCGCGGGGTCCGGCGGCGACGACCCCCACGGACACCTGGACTGGTACCTCCCTGGGCTGGTGGCGGGCGCGGCGCGGGTAGCGGGCGAGGGTGCCGACGCGGCGCGCACAGCAGCCGCCGACGAATCCTGGAACCCCGTCGTCAGTCGGACCCAGGCCCTGGTCGAGGCGGCGTCCGTGGCAATCGGGCTGCAGCTCACCCGGCCCTGGCTCTGGGACCGCCTGGACCCGCAGGAACAGGACACGGTGGCGTGCTGGCTGCAGGGCGCCGGGACCGCCGACCCCTGGGACAACAACTGGGTCCTGTTCAACGCCCACGTGGCGGAGTTCCTGGCCGGCGTCGGCCGGGACCACAACCCGGACCACATCACCGCGGCCCTGGACCGGATCGAGGACTGGTCCGTGGGTGATGGCTGGTACCGCGACGGGGACAACGGCGGCACCGGCGACTTCTTCGACTACTACTGCGGCTGGGCCCTGCACCTCTACCCGCTGCTCTGGTGCCGGTTCGCCGCGGACCGGTCGGTCGGCGGCGCTCACCCCTGGGCAGCGGACCGGTTGCCGCGGTACCGGGAACGCCTGAGCGAGTTCCTCCGGACGTACCCGGCCTTCTTCGGCGGAGGAGGGGAACCGATCCACCACGGTCGCTCGCTCACCTACCGCTTCGCCGCGGCCGCTCCGTTTGCCTTGGGCGCGCTGTTCCTGGAACCAGGCGACCCCAGCGGGGACGCGGAATCACTGGCCCGGGCCGGGAGCCTCGCCATGGAGACCCTCCGGTACTTCGACACCCCGGAAGCCTTCCCGGACGGAATCGCCTGCCTCGGCTGGCAGGGCCCGTACGAGCCCATGATCCAGAACTACTCCGGACCCGGATCGCCGTACTGGTCCTCGAAGGCGTTCCTGGCGCTCCTGCTCCCGGAGGACAGCCCCTTCTGGAACACTCCCGCCGAGACGGACCCGATGAGCCCGGACCCGGTCCTCCTCCCCGGGCCCGGCTTCCTGCTGCACCGCGGACCGGACGGAATCGCCCAGCTGGCCAACCACGGCAGCGACAAGCACTACGGCCCCGGCAGCGACAACGCCCTCTACAGTCGTTTCGCCTATTCCAGCCACACGGGGCCCCTGCACCTGCCGGGGCAGGGCCTCGGCAGCGGCACTGATCCTGTCCCCTCCGAGGCGGTGGACAATCACCTGGCCGTGCTCGACGCTGCGGGCCGCGCCTCGTGGCGCACCCGGATCCATCGCCTGGAGACCGGGTCCAGCGCAGACTCCGGCGCAGGTCCAGACGCGGCGGCCGCGAGTTTCCACCGGCCGGTCTGGACGGTCACCGAGGACGAGGCGGAGCAGCCCCTCACTGTCGCCACCGGCACGACGGCGCGCGGCGGCTACCAGCTGCGCGTGCACCGGGTTCAGCTTCCGGCGGGTCCTGCCGGGCGGTACGACGGATGGTCCGTCCGCGAGGGTGGCTGGGCCGTCACTCCCGGGGTCCACGCCACCCTGTGGCCTCTCACGCAGCGCCCCCTCACGCAGCGCCCCCTCACCCAGCGCCCTCTCACACAGGGGAGCGCCGCCGTCGTCGGGGAAGCGCAGGGGACCACCGCCTTCGGCGAGGCGCGGTGCCCGACGGTCACCACGCCGCTGGAGACCGTCATGACACCGGACGGCGCCACGACCCTCCTCGCCTCCGTGCATCACCTCGGGCTGGAGGCGCCCGGGCACCGGCCCGGACCGTTCACCCTCACCGAAAGCGGGGGATGGGTGCGGGCGTCGGTCCGGATGCTCTCCCTCCAGGATCTGGAGGGGGAGCCGTTCACCCTCGAGCTCGAGTTCAGGACGCCCGGGACGTGA
- a CDS encoding GNAT family N-acetyltransferase, which translates to MDSAYRFSTLLDDMDREQVHRWLSEQAYWAQGRPRPRQDAAMDSSRNYGVFDRSTGRQVAYARVVTDGVTFAWLCDVFVDPAVRGQGVGKDLIGGVIADLEPLGLRRVLLATADAHGLYEQYGFGPLGDPSRFMVKL; encoded by the coding sequence ATGGACTCCGCCTACCGTTTCTCCACGCTGCTCGATGACATGGACCGCGAACAGGTGCACCGCTGGCTCAGCGAACAGGCCTACTGGGCGCAGGGACGGCCGCGGCCGAGGCAGGACGCCGCCATGGACTCCTCCCGGAACTACGGGGTGTTCGACCGGTCCACGGGCCGGCAGGTGGCCTACGCCCGGGTGGTCACCGATGGAGTGACCTTCGCGTGGCTCTGCGATGTCTTCGTGGATCCCGCGGTCCGCGGCCAGGGCGTCGGCAAGGACCTGATCGGCGGAGTGATCGCCGACCTCGAGCCGCTGGGCCTGCGGCGCGTGCTCCTGGCGACCGCCGATGCGCACGGGCTCTATGAGCAGTACGGCTTCGGGCCGCTGGGCGATCCCTCCCGCTTCATGGTGAAGCTCTGA
- a CDS encoding Vgb family protein has translation MTSPHPVFIEEIPVPGSGPYGITIGPDGDVWYTLEGSGGIGRLNAEGIPHTYDLDSECGPTVLTNGPDGALWFTEYRSHRIGRITPDGELTEYPLEACGPYGLTLGPDDALWFTETVTDRIGRLSAEGTLTEFPLPFAECFPSAITTGPDGALWFTMNRANAIGRMTTDGTVDHYTVPTADSGPVGITAGPDGALWFTEIAAGTIGRITTEGLITEYPLPDRTARPHAISAGDGHLWFTEWGGNGVGIITTEGRISTAGLKTPASEPHGLAVDADGDCWVALERGLLARFSVAADTASVGSPS, from the coding sequence GTGACTTCCCCACACCCGGTCTTCATCGAGGAGATCCCGGTCCCCGGATCGGGACCGTACGGGATCACCATCGGCCCTGATGGCGACGTCTGGTACACCCTCGAAGGGAGCGGCGGCATCGGACGGCTGAATGCTGAAGGCATCCCTCACACCTACGACCTTGACTCCGAGTGCGGTCCGACAGTGCTCACGAACGGACCCGATGGCGCCCTCTGGTTCACCGAATACCGGTCGCACCGGATCGGGAGGATCACCCCTGACGGCGAGCTCACCGAGTATCCCCTGGAGGCCTGCGGCCCTTACGGGCTCACCCTCGGGCCGGATGACGCACTCTGGTTCACCGAGACCGTGACCGACCGCATCGGGCGGCTGTCGGCGGAAGGCACCCTGACCGAATTCCCCCTGCCGTTCGCCGAGTGCTTCCCCTCAGCGATCACGACCGGTCCGGACGGCGCCCTGTGGTTCACCATGAACCGGGCCAATGCGATCGGGAGGATGACCACCGACGGCACGGTGGACCATTACACGGTGCCCACCGCCGACTCGGGCCCGGTCGGCATCACCGCGGGCCCGGACGGCGCCCTGTGGTTCACGGAGATCGCCGCGGGCACCATCGGCCGCATCACGACGGAGGGCCTGATCACGGAATACCCGCTTCCCGACCGGACCGCCCGCCCCCACGCCATCAGCGCGGGCGACGGCCATCTGTGGTTCACCGAATGGGGCGGCAACGGCGTCGGGATCATCACCACCGAAGGACGGATCAGCACCGCCGGGTTGAAGACGCCCGCGTCGGAGCCTCACGGACTCGCCGTCGACGCCGACGGTGACTGCTGGGTGGCCCTTGAGCGCGGCCTCCTGGCCCGGTTCTCCGTGGCGGCGGATACCGCGTCGGTAGGATCACCCTCATGA
- a CDS encoding APC family permease, with amino-acid sequence MSRQGVTDGGPSAAVAVTPKGLRAGILDLGDLTMLGMASTAPVFALSVTLGLIVSRVGDFAPLALLLGFAPVLLVALAFRELNAREPDCGTSFTWVRRAFGPYSGWAAGFATAVASVVVLVNLGHVAAQYLWALISRGSWEVSPWLTVPTALVIMAAMCWVNSRGIRMGENVQRTLTYVQYIALGVLAIALVVGVVRDGAAEVFHWGWFDLGAALQDPSRLGQGVLLAIFLFWGWDTCFSLNEESDDPSRTPGRGALLSTVALVLVYLALTVLLMMFASTDTNGIGLGNPDNSGDVMGALRETALGPWGWVVLVSLLGSILSGAQATVLPVTRSLLAMGRQGALPARLGSVEPATQAPRTVSWVVFGAAGVYYLVLTFLGANVMIDSANAVTVFIAFYYAVTAFACVWTFRHTLRDSARNLWLRGILPLLGGVLLTVAFVSGIIQWAKPEFSQTAAGGVGGTLVVVLVLAVLGIGLLLWARFSSATRAYFTSRAS; translated from the coding sequence ATGAGCCGTCAGGGCGTCACCGACGGCGGCCCCTCGGCCGCCGTCGCCGTCACGCCGAAGGGCCTCCGGGCCGGGATCCTGGACCTGGGCGATCTGACCATGCTGGGCATGGCCTCCACGGCCCCCGTCTTCGCGCTGTCCGTGACGCTGGGTCTGATCGTGTCCCGGGTGGGCGACTTCGCCCCCTTGGCGCTCCTGCTGGGCTTCGCCCCGGTGCTCCTGGTGGCTCTGGCCTTCCGGGAGCTCAACGCGCGCGAACCCGATTGCGGCACCTCCTTCACATGGGTCCGGCGCGCGTTCGGCCCGTACAGCGGCTGGGCCGCCGGTTTCGCCACGGCCGTGGCGAGCGTGGTGGTCCTGGTGAACCTGGGTCATGTGGCGGCGCAGTACCTGTGGGCTCTCATCTCCCGGGGTTCCTGGGAGGTCTCCCCCTGGCTGACCGTGCCGACGGCGCTGGTCATCATGGCCGCCATGTGCTGGGTCAACTCGCGCGGCATCCGCATGGGCGAGAACGTCCAGCGCACCCTGACCTATGTGCAGTACATCGCCCTGGGCGTCCTGGCGATCGCCCTCGTGGTGGGTGTGGTCCGCGACGGCGCGGCCGAGGTCTTCCACTGGGGCTGGTTCGACCTGGGCGCCGCCCTCCAGGACCCGTCCCGGCTCGGCCAGGGCGTGCTCCTGGCGATCTTCCTCTTCTGGGGCTGGGACACCTGCTTCTCCCTGAACGAGGAGAGTGACGACCCCTCCCGCACTCCCGGCCGCGGCGCGCTGCTCTCCACCGTGGCCCTGGTCCTGGTGTACCTGGCCCTCACCGTGCTGCTCATGATGTTCGCCTCCACGGACACCAACGGCATCGGCCTGGGCAACCCGGACAACTCGGGCGACGTCATGGGAGCGCTGCGCGAGACGGCGCTCGGCCCGTGGGGATGGGTGGTCCTCGTGTCCCTGCTGGGTTCGATCCTCTCCGGCGCCCAGGCGACGGTGCTCCCGGTGACGCGCAGCCTGCTGGCGATGGGCCGTCAGGGCGCGCTGCCCGCACGCCTCGGTTCCGTGGAGCCGGCCACACAGGCGCCTCGCACGGTCTCCTGGGTGGTCTTCGGCGCGGCCGGGGTCTACTACCTGGTGCTGACCTTCCTGGGCGCCAACGTCATGATCGACTCGGCCAACGCCGTGACGGTCTTCATCGCCTTCTACTACGCCGTCACCGCGTTCGCGTGCGTCTGGACCTTCCGGCACACGCTGCGGGACTCGGCCCGGAACCTCTGGCTGCGGGGCATCCTGCCGCTCCTGGGCGGGGTGCTGCTCACCGTCGCGTTCGTGTCCGGGATCATTCAGTGGGCGAAGCCGGAGTTCTCCCAGACCGCTGCCGGCGGCGTGGGCGGAACCCTGGTGGTCGTGCTGGTGCTGGCCGTCCTGGGGATCGGCCTGTTGCTCTGGGCGCGCTTCTCTTCGGCGACGCGCGCCTACTTCACGTCCCGGGCGTCCTGA
- a CDS encoding sensor histidine kinase, with the protein MTQTQNWALTRTWARRLFGVQRPGLGLVLAIVLPAVLEAAVTATGFRDFPVVMLLHLAVAVLVAALGGLWPAVLASVVATLLLNLFSTQPIGSFHMVDPKAAVTVVIFLVVACSMALAVGLAGRRAIQAEQARDEASLLNGLALRILGSDDSLESFLHRLSETLDGRPVSLLSVEDDGAWPQGAQVERLLASTSPEAPARSAAAEAAVAVGDQYRLLVGGAELDARQQHLLGAFVALVVAVRERQELVVSQQENAKLSEGNVMRTAILQAVSHDLRTPIAAIKLNVATLRQPGIEFSAEERAELLASVEDYTDRLSSLVANLLDMSRLTGESAAPLLQPVRWIQVMGSALQGVPAGLVTLDVDGRPPVEADPGMLERVVANVVENAVRHGRGSRITLTAREGVVLCGRPAAELRLADHGPGLDLERQEELFRPFQSLHDSSQGGVRGVGLGLAVARGFTLAMGGRLHAEETPGGGLTMVLTLPLSAGPGRADPGEMGPGPAAMNAPSTEGRP; encoded by the coding sequence ATGACGCAGACGCAGAACTGGGCGCTGACCCGCACCTGGGCCCGGAGACTGTTCGGGGTGCAGCGGCCCGGGCTGGGCCTGGTTCTGGCGATCGTCCTCCCTGCGGTCCTCGAGGCCGCGGTCACCGCCACCGGGTTCCGTGACTTCCCGGTGGTCATGCTCCTGCACCTGGCGGTGGCGGTCCTGGTGGCTGCGCTCGGCGGGCTCTGGCCGGCCGTCCTGGCCTCAGTGGTCGCGACCCTGCTGCTCAATCTCTTCTCCACTCAGCCCATCGGGTCCTTCCACATGGTCGATCCGAAGGCCGCCGTCACCGTAGTGATCTTCCTGGTGGTGGCGTGCTCCATGGCGCTCGCGGTCGGCCTGGCCGGCCGCCGCGCCATCCAGGCCGAGCAGGCCCGCGACGAAGCCTCCCTCCTCAATGGCCTGGCCCTGCGCATCCTCGGCTCGGACGACTCCCTCGAGTCGTTCCTGCACCGCCTGAGCGAAACGCTGGACGGCCGCCCGGTCTCCCTGCTCTCCGTGGAGGACGACGGCGCGTGGCCGCAGGGCGCGCAGGTGGAACGCCTGCTCGCCAGCACGTCGCCCGAGGCGCCGGCGCGGTCGGCGGCAGCGGAGGCCGCCGTCGCCGTCGGGGACCAGTACCGGCTCCTGGTGGGCGGAGCCGAACTGGACGCCCGGCAGCAGCACCTGCTCGGGGCGTTCGTAGCCCTGGTGGTGGCCGTGCGGGAGCGGCAGGAACTCGTGGTGAGCCAGCAGGAGAACGCGAAGCTCAGCGAGGGCAACGTGATGCGCACGGCCATCCTCCAGGCCGTCTCCCACGATCTGCGGACGCCCATCGCGGCCATCAAGCTCAATGTGGCCACGCTGCGGCAGCCGGGCATCGAATTCAGCGCGGAAGAACGGGCGGAGCTCCTGGCCTCCGTGGAGGATTACACGGACCGGCTGTCGTCCCTCGTGGCCAACCTGCTGGACATGTCCCGGCTCACGGGCGAATCGGCCGCGCCGCTGCTGCAGCCCGTGCGCTGGATCCAGGTGATGGGTTCGGCGCTGCAGGGTGTCCCGGCCGGGCTGGTGACGCTGGACGTCGACGGACGGCCGCCCGTGGAAGCGGACCCCGGCATGCTGGAGCGGGTGGTGGCGAACGTCGTGGAGAACGCGGTCCGGCACGGGCGGGGGTCCCGGATCACGCTCACGGCCCGGGAGGGCGTGGTGCTGTGCGGGCGGCCCGCGGCGGAACTGAGGCTGGCGGACCATGGCCCGGGCCTGGACCTGGAACGCCAGGAGGAGCTGTTCCGGCCCTTCCAGAGCCTCCACGATTCCTCGCAGGGCGGGGTCCGGGGCGTCGGACTGGGGCTCGCGGTGGCCCGTGGCTTCACCCTGGCCATGGGCGGCCGGCTTCACGCGGAGGAGACTCCCGGTGGAGGCCTGACGATGGTCCTGACGCTGCCGTTGTCCGCGGGGCCGGGCAGGGCGGACCCGGGCGAAATGGGTCCGGGTCCGGCAGCCATGAACGCACCGTCGACGGAGGGGCGGCCATGA
- a CDS encoding Tat pathway signal protein: protein MAHNDTPSGAEQPPQGDPAGMPPADSGAGRRKDGSSPTPPWQPPQPPLHEDFAAAGAPGQPPYGAGIPPHGGAAPESSPAGYGGSAAPAVDPFALEAEATERRNTKRKRRRTVVITLGVTALLAGTITAVVASQNDDDDYAQVCTDESTQQRVEDSKCEDSGASSTAGRSHTHYGWYFFPRGSSIPAIGSSVKNYSGGTSTLPKGSHAAKGFSSKGGSFTKSTTSRGGFGKSSGGRSTGG from the coding sequence ATGGCCCACAACGACACACCGTCCGGAGCGGAGCAGCCCCCACAGGGGGATCCCGCCGGCATGCCGCCAGCGGACAGTGGTGCGGGACGGCGCAAAGACGGCTCCTCCCCCACCCCTCCCTGGCAGCCGCCTCAGCCGCCGCTGCACGAGGATTTCGCGGCGGCCGGCGCTCCCGGACAGCCGCCCTACGGCGCCGGCATTCCGCCCCACGGCGGAGCGGCTCCGGAATCTTCCCCCGCCGGGTACGGCGGCAGCGCGGCGCCCGCCGTGGACCCGTTCGCCCTCGAAGCCGAGGCCACCGAACGCCGGAACACCAAGCGGAAGCGGCGGCGCACCGTCGTCATCACCCTCGGCGTGACCGCCCTGCTGGCCGGCACGATCACTGCCGTGGTCGCCAGCCAGAACGACGACGACGATTACGCCCAGGTCTGCACCGACGAATCCACGCAGCAGCGCGTGGAGGACTCGAAGTGCGAGGATTCCGGCGCCAGCAGCACGGCCGGACGCAGCCACACGCACTACGGCTGGTACTTCTTCCCCCGCGGCAGCAGCATCCCGGCGATCGGCTCCTCCGTGAAGAACTACTCGGGCGGCACGTCCACCCTGCCCAAGGGTTCTCACGCCGCGAAGGGCTTCTCCTCCAAGGGCGGCAGCTTCACCAAGAGCACCACGAGCCGCGGCGGCTTCGGAAAGAGCTCCGGCGGCCGAAGCACGGGAGGCTGA
- a CDS encoding substrate-binding domain-containing protein, producing MHAEERHALIQQELTLSGKLMATEFAEKVGVSGMTLRRDLATLERRGVLRRVHGGAVPSDDGLPGGASAFRPAAPSQLTIGLLVPTSQYYFSLIIKGAGRAAQQAGARLVLGVSGYDPDEELRLLKRFLASPIDALLITPLGADDGPTPTLEALYDARIPVVLVERPLENVLDPGPWDSVFTDHVRGTERLVRRWVQSSGGPVALGILEDSPNSPPIEEGYRRALELTGHAPHVVRIPSSAHGHEAHRTALARLAESCRAEGIRGVLVHNDGCALALTELFLEQGVRVPEDVEVVAYDDEIASLGLLPLSAVAPPKFELGHRAASLCLQRVRDGFCARERVALSPQFVPRQSTRTQLPAGLAL from the coding sequence ATGCACGCCGAGGAGCGGCACGCACTCATCCAGCAGGAGCTCACGCTCTCCGGCAAGCTGATGGCGACCGAGTTCGCGGAGAAGGTCGGTGTCTCCGGGATGACCCTGCGGCGTGACCTCGCGACGCTCGAACGCCGGGGCGTGCTGCGCCGCGTCCACGGTGGGGCGGTGCCCTCCGACGACGGCCTCCCTGGTGGCGCTTCCGCCTTCCGTCCGGCCGCGCCGAGTCAGTTGACGATCGGGCTGCTGGTCCCCACCTCGCAGTACTACTTCTCCCTCATCATCAAGGGCGCAGGCCGTGCCGCCCAGCAGGCCGGCGCCCGGCTGGTGCTCGGAGTCAGCGGCTACGACCCCGACGAGGAGCTGCGGCTGCTCAAACGTTTCCTCGCGTCGCCGATCGACGCCCTGCTGATCACCCCGCTCGGCGCGGACGACGGCCCGACCCCCACCCTGGAGGCCCTCTACGACGCCCGGATCCCGGTGGTCCTGGTGGAACGGCCGCTCGAGAACGTCCTCGACCCGGGCCCGTGGGACTCGGTGTTCACCGATCACGTGCGCGGCACCGAACGCCTCGTCCGGCGCTGGGTGCAGTCCAGCGGAGGACCGGTCGCGCTCGGGATCCTCGAGGACAGCCCCAACTCGCCGCCCATCGAAGAGGGTTACCGCCGCGCTCTGGAACTCACCGGCCACGCGCCGCATGTGGTGCGGATCCCGTCCTCGGCGCATGGACATGAGGCCCACCGCACTGCGCTCGCCCGCCTCGCCGAAAGCTGCCGGGCGGAGGGCATCCGAGGCGTGCTGGTCCACAACGACGGCTGCGCGCTCGCCCTCACGGAACTGTTCCTCGAGCAGGGCGTCCGGGTCCCGGAGGATGTGGAAGTGGTGGCCTACGACGACGAGATCGCCTCCCTGGGCCTGCTCCCCCTGAGCGCCGTGGCCCCGCCGAAGTTCGAGCTGGGTCACCGTGCCGCGAGCCTCTGCCTGCAGCGGGTCCGGGACGGGTTCTGCGCCCGCGAGCGCGTGGCCCTCTCGCCGCAGTTCGTGCCACGGCAGTCCACCCGGACGCAGCTTCCGGCCGGCCTGGCGCTGTAG
- a CDS encoding response regulator, with product MTKVLVVEDESGIARALQLNFKAHGYQPLLAPNAAVARRLAADEQPEVVILDLGLPDEDGVDFIRWLRQWSLVPVIVLSARHGSQDKVAALDAGADDYVTKPFGIEELMARLRAATRRSAVVQEIPQVQGADFTVDLAARKVTREGAEVRLTPTEWSILEILVRNQGRLVSQQQLLLQVWGPAYAKETQYLRVYLNQLRRKLEKDPATPRHLITEAGMGYRFEP from the coding sequence ATGACGAAGGTCCTGGTGGTGGAGGACGAGTCCGGGATCGCCCGGGCGCTCCAGCTGAACTTCAAGGCGCATGGCTACCAGCCGCTGCTGGCGCCGAATGCCGCCGTGGCCCGACGGCTCGCCGCCGACGAGCAGCCCGAGGTGGTCATCCTGGATCTGGGACTGCCCGATGAGGACGGCGTGGATTTCATCCGCTGGCTCCGGCAGTGGAGCCTGGTGCCGGTCATCGTGCTGTCGGCGCGGCACGGGTCGCAGGACAAGGTGGCCGCGCTCGACGCCGGGGCCGACGACTACGTGACCAAACCCTTCGGTATCGAAGAGCTCATGGCGAGGCTGAGGGCCGCGACCCGGCGCTCCGCCGTCGTGCAGGAGATCCCGCAGGTCCAAGGCGCGGATTTCACGGTGGACCTGGCCGCGCGGAAGGTCACCCGGGAGGGGGCCGAGGTGCGGCTGACGCCCACGGAATGGAGCATCCTCGAGATCCTGGTGCGGAATCAGGGCCGGCTGGTCAGCCAGCAGCAGTTGCTCCTGCAGGTGTGGGGGCCGGCGTATGCCAAGGAGACGCAGTACCTCCGCGTCTACCTGAACCAGTTGCGCCGCAAGCTGGAGAAGGATCCGGCCACGCCCCGGCACCTCATCACCGAAGCCGGGATGGGCTACCGCTTCGAGCCGTAG